From the genome of Gemmatimonadota bacterium:
GGCGGCGGTTCGGACACGGCGCTGATCACCGGCCGCGCACTCACGGGGCACTCCTGGACCTACAACTTCTTCGACGCGACGGAGCGCCTGCGTTACGCGCAGCGCACGACGATGCCGGTGAACGCGGAGAACCGCACGATCCTCGACGAGTACTGGTACGACGCCCTCGGCCGCCGCGTGGTGGTGCGGACGCGCGTCGACTCCCTCGAGCACTGTTGGGAGACGGAGACGTTCGATACGCCGGTGCACTGCCAGCAGCAGTACCTCCGGACCACCTGGGACGGAGATCAGATCCTCTTCGAGGACCGGATGGTCGGTGGCTGGCAGCAGACTGACGGCAACGTCGGCGAGTCGATCCCAACGAGTGAGTGGTACGGGACGGTCCGTTACACGCAGACCGGGGCGATCGATGCTCCGGTGCTGCTCTGGCGGAAGGCGGGGAGCGAGAACTTCCGGGCCCGGGTGCTGCACCGGAACTGGCGCGGGAACATCGCGGGTGCCACTTTTGGGCCAGGGGCCGGTGCGGGGACGGCGGATGCCTCGACGGTCTGGCCCGCGGCGGTGACGGATGTGGCTGGCACCCGATTCGCGCCAGTCTCCGCCGGCCGCGAACAAGTGGCTCGGCTCGCTGGTGACGGACGGGAAGGACGCGACCGGAACGTTGTATCGCCGGAATCGGTATTATGATCCGGTCAGTGGGCGATTCACGCAGGAAGACCCGATCGGGCTCGCGGGGGGGCTCAATCTGTACGGGTATGCGGGTGGAGATCCGGTCAACTTCTCGGATCCTCTCGGACTGTGCCCCGGAATCCCCAACACGAATCAGCTTGACCCGACCGATTGCCCACCGGGCTACTTCACGGTTCTGTTCACGGCGGCCGGCGGAGCGGGTGGCGGACTTGCCGGTGCCATCTCAGCCGGCGTGGCGTGTTCGCCGAGTGGACCCGCTGCCCTCGTTTGCGCGGTGGGTGGAGCCGCGGGAGGGGCAAAGGCAGGGGCCGCCGCTGGCGCGATCCTCGGCTCCGGTCTGGACGCGGGTCTCGCCTTCGCAAAGATGCTCGACCGGCTTGGCGGGGGTGAACTTGATGTCCCCGGGAACCCGTTCACGGGAGCGAATGCGCAGGGAGACGCCTTCAAGCATCTAGCGAAGTACCATGGTGTCAGCGAAACGCAAGCGAGTGATCGACTACACAAGATCAAGGAGGCGGCCGGACTGGGGAGCTGACGACGTGATCTTCGGACGAACCGGCGATGTACAATGCAAGCACCGGCGAGCACATTGGGAACCTCGCCACCAAGTACTGATCGGGCACTGTTTCCACGGGCAAGGGGGTACGCGTGAGCCACGACCACAGGCCGATCTACGTCATTCTCAGGTTCGACATCGGAATGTCGGACCTGTCAGCACCGTAGCAGTGACGAAGGTGTTCGACTCCGAGAGCTGCGTCTGCTGAGGCGGAGCGCCTCAGCACGGTGAACTCGTCTCGCAACGCGCGGTACGAGGTGCGAACGAGCCGACTCGTCGTGCTGTAGCACGTGGCGTGGGTGATCGCGACGATGCGGTTGTCGGCCCGTGGCGGGACGCCGCACCCGAGTCGCATGCGTACTTCGCTTGAGCTGATCCACCGAACGTCGGCAAGTTACTCTTCTCCCTCGTCGTCACACGCAGGAAGACCCGATCGGGGTCGCGGGCGGGCTGAATCTCTACGGGTATGGGGCTGGGGATCCGATCAACAACGCGGATCCGTTCGGCCTTTGCCCAATGGAGCTCACCGGCAGGCCGTGTGCGCGCCCCCTCGCGCTGTTTCTCCGGTTGCGTGAAGATCCGGGGAACGCCCGGGTGGGTGAGTATGGTCGGGTGCGGAACAACGGCACCAAGAACCACTGGGGTCTCGATTTCGCCGCCCTGCGAGGTCAGGCCGTGAAGGCGGTCGATCGAGGGCACCGTCTCTGCCGTCGGCACGTCTGAGACCTATGGCAACTATGTAGAGATCGCCCACAAGAACGCGGACGGGAAGGCCGTAAGCTGGTCCTTCTACGCGCACCTTGATGAGCCTTCAGGGCTCATCAAGGCAGGACGTCGCCGCCGGCCAACTGGTCGGTACGGTCGGCAACACTGGGAACGCGGAGAGTACGCCGATGCCTGCATTTCGAGATCCGCACCAGAGCATGCCCGACATCGGCAAGGACCGACGGGACCCCACGAGTGACGTCAAGCCGGACAATCGACCATAGCCGCTCCACAGACCGGGAGGCATCTCGTGCGCTCGCTCGTGCTTACACTCGCCTTTTCGTCGGCGTGTGCCCTCAGCTCGATCAACTCGTCGCACGCGGGTGGCGATGCGCCCCAATCCTTCCGCCTCGTGCGGGTTGGCGGAAGGACCTTGAGTCGCGCGCAGCCAATTCGCGCTCTTGTTCACTCAGGCCGTTCTGGGGCGCTTCACGCTCGATTCCGCCTCCTGGAGCAGCGTAGACAGTCTCTTCATCAACTGCGTCAGCTCAGACCGCTCGGCGGAGCTGCGTGGACGCGAGGAAGCGGCCACTACGTGCGCAAGGGGCGACACGCTCGATTTCTATTGTCTGACACCACCGAAGGCGTGCACGGTTACGTGTTCTCGGGCATCCTGCACCGTGGGAGCCTGCGTCTACTTGCGGCGGACGAGGAGCCGGGGACTATCTCTATCGCCGCGTCGATGTTCGATAAGTGTCAGCTCAGTAGTGTCAGTTCAGTTGGGAGCGGAAGGCGGACGGAACGGAGTTCGGCCACGTAGCCGAGTCTAATGGAGCGACGACGTCCCCGAGACTCGAGTATGGGCAGGCATTTTTTGCACGTCACCGTCGGACCCGCGAGAAGAGAGGGCGCGACTGCACGCAGGAAGACCCGATCGGGGTCGCGGGGGGACTGAACCTCTACGGGTACGCGGGTGGGGACCCGATCAACTTCGCGGATCCGGTTGGGCTCACGCCCTGTACGAAGGACGAGGTCGACGCAGGGCGCGAGACAGTGGCGAACAAAGGCGGTTTCATCTGCGTCGAGCGTCGCAATCGTCAGGCACAGGAGACGCTGGCTCAGTGTGCGGCGGATCAAATCGGAGTCAAGGACCTAGTTCTCCTCGGAGCGATACCGCTGGAGAAGAAGGCGTTGGGACTGACGAATATGGCGGGTGCGAGTCCGTTCACGAATGTGATTGGTTGCAGCGGACATGTCCTGTTCCCCAATGCGAGTTCGAGAGCCTCAAGGTGCTCGGCACGAGTCGCGCCTTCGGAATCGTCGGGCGAGCTGCCTCTCGCCGCGCCAGTTCTTCTCCTGTACGACGCGGCCAAGATCGCGACGTGCTGACCTCCAAGCCGAGAACCTAGGGAGAAGTGCTGATGAGCATCCATGACCTGGTTGTGAACAAGATTGCCGAACTGACGCGCTTCGTAGCGGAAGATGTTCGTATCGACCACAGGCTGCGAGACGACTCGAGGATGGATGAGGACGACTTCAGCTTTCTGTTCGTGCCGGGCCTGGAACGCGCGCTAGGCATGGCGCTTCCGCAGGACGACTGGCAGGAGTTCGCACGGTCGGTGAGGTGATTCGCATGATAGAGTTGAAGGTCGGAGTCCGGCGCCTTCACGTGATGAAGGCCGCACGCGACCGATTCCCATCAACTGATTAGCATCGATTGGGGTTGGCGCACTGCGATCTCGCGGCTCCGCCGTGCGGAGCGCCAAGTCGAGTCGCTTCCCAGGGGCTGCGATCGGCTTCATCGGAGCTTGGAGTCGTCCGCGCGGCGATTCCACGCAGGAAGACCCGATCGGGGTCGCGGGAGGGCTGAATCTCTACGGATACGGGGCTGGGGATCCGGTAAACAACAGCGATCCTTTCGGCCTGTGCCCGGAACCAGCATCATGCGCCGTCATTCTCGCAGCCGCCGCGGGGGGAGTCGCTTCGGGTGCCGCCGCCGCGGGCGTCGCGACGGTCGGTATCGGAGTCGTTGCGATCGGGGTTGGTGCGGCGAACGCCGCGATTGGAGTCACTTACAGCGTCTACCGCTCCATTTCGCAGGCGAGCGACTACGTGGGGATCACGAACAACGTCGCGAGGCGCGCATCTGAGCACCTCAAAGGTCCGCACAGGATAGAGATTGCACCACTCGTCAGCGGACTCACCAGGATGCAAGCACGCGGTGTTGAGCAGGTATTGATTGAGACCCTCGGCGAAGAAGGATGGCGGCGCTCTGGTGAATCGGCTCAACAGCGTCGAAAGAGACAACCCTGACTACGACAAGATGAAGGCCATGGGATTGGCCATACTGCGAGAAATCGGATATGCGCCCCGAACGCCATAACCGGGCTGGCTCTAGTCTCCCCCAGCCCGGCGACGTCATCGCGGTCCCGCTCTCGCGTGGAGTGGCGTTCTGCACGTACCTCGAAGCACGAGACCCTCGGCGATGCGATTCTGGTGCTGCCAGGCATCCACGAGTCGCATGACGTTGCGAAGGCGGTCGCCGCTGCTGCAGCCGGATTCGTCGCGTTCTATCCCGTTCGCGCCGCCTCTCGATCGGGGCTGGTCCGCGTCGTTGGATTTCATCCCGAGACGCTGCGTCCACTTTCCTCGATGGTGCGCTATGTCGGCAACACTTCGGAGGACGGTCAGGTGCTCACTTGGCTCATCACCGATGGCGCCTCGCTGCGCCAACCGCGTACCGTTCTTTCAGATGAGGAGAAGCAGCTGCCGATCGGTACCATCTGGAATCACCCGCTTCTTGTGGATCGGATCGAGAGCGACTGGAGACCTTGAGTAGGGTGGACGGCCGGCGTCGATGAACATGCGAGGTCGGCGCCTCGAAGTTCCTTGCATGCACGCAGGACGACCCGATCGGGGTGGCGGGAGGACTCAATCTCTACGGATACGCGGGCGGGGATCCGGTCAACGATAGCGATCCGTTCGGCCTCTGCAGCTTTGCCGGCGTCCCGCGGGGACTGGAAGCGGATATCCGGTTCGATCCAGCGATCCCGAGAGGAGTTGGCGGCTCGAGCCGTTCTCAGAGTTCTTTCCGCCGCTCACCGGGAGGCCATCGGACAGCTAACGGGAAATCTGGTCGGCGCTGCCACGACCGCGGTCGGACGTAGCGCTGCGGGTGGTACGCTGTACCGGTTCGGCAGGAACTCGGAGTCAGCGGCGACTTTGGCCGACGGGGCACGCCAGGCCGAATCCATGCCTGGGTTCGGGCACGGGGTCTCCGTCGTCGATTGGCAGTCGACGCGGCAAGGCGCGAGTTCGGCGTCGAGCGCCGAAGAAGCGGAGTTTCCCGTCTTACGCACCGGAAGCGGTGCAGGGCATCATACCGTGATCCTTCCGAAACCGGTCACGGAAGAAGTGGCGACCACGTTCAATCGACTGTTCGGCCGTACACACCGCGACGGATTTCGATGAGACTGTCGGTCCGGGCCCGCGAGGAGATCCCGTACCCCCTTCAAACGTTTGTTGGCCTTCGACGTGTACGACGGCCCGGTCGTCGGAATCGCGTTGCGCCCTTCGGCGGCGAAAGCATCGCTATTCGGGCTGCTGACGTGGGACGAGCGCGTACTGAACGCATCTTCTCCTCTCGCACCGATCAGCTATGAAGCGGCGAACCGCGAGATCCGGAGCATTTCGGGGATCGTCGCTCCGAACTGGCCCGAACGGTGGCTCCAGCGCACATAAGGCGAACAGGAGGCGATGTCGTTGCGGGCGCCGTGACCGACTCCGCGGGGCGGCGCACACCCCGACGCGCATTGGGGGAAGTCGCCCGACCTGTTGCCTCGATATCGGATTCGTTGCACGCTCGACAGCGAAAGCGGCGGGAGTTCGAAGTACTGAAGCGCCGACGCGGCGTTCGCAATTGGTGGTCCAGAGCGGTTCAGCGCAGGCGGCGTTCGTCAGGAATGTTCAGGCGAACGACCATTCGTGAGGCGGGAGCGACTTCCGGGTCGCTCTCACGCGAGGGGGCGCGAGTCGCAAGGGGTTCGACCGCGTTCTCGAGCGCGACCGCCCCATCGACTGGGGCCTGTGCGGATTTCTGTGTGGGGCCGGTGCGGTAATCAGGCGTGATCCGTGAAGCGACTGCCGGAGAAGCATGGCGAATTACGGCATAGCGACGCCAAGGCGTGATTCCCGCGCGCCGCCACTTCCGCGTGATGTTGCGGAGCGCAGTGAAACAGCTTGGTCGCGGCCTCATCAGTCGGAAAGTGGCCGCGCGTCTTCACGATCTTTCGGAGCTGCGTGTGCAAGCTCTCGATCGCGCTGTCGTGTAGAAGAGCTGCCGGATGGCCGGCGGGTACGCGAAGACCGGGGCAGCGTGCGGCCAGTGCCGGCGCCAGGCGCGACGATTGCCGGATGCTTGGTCCCCGCCGGACTCGCCGCGAAGGCCTCGAGGGCGGCGAGCGCCGCCCCCTCCGTGGGCGCGCGGTAGATCGTGCGGAGGGCCGCCGCCAGCGGAACGCTTCCGCTCCTTCAACTCACGAAGTTGAGGCTCTGCCGCACGGAGTGCACGACGCAGTGATGCACCTGCGCCTGCGGGAAGACCGTCGTAGTCGCGTCCGGGCCCAGTAAGGCCATCGACGAGGGCGATCAGGATGTCCTCGACCCCGCGGCTCTTGAGCTCTCTCAGTCATCACGCGGAGCCAGAAGCTAGCCCCCTCGGTTTGCTCGATCCAGAGGCCGAGCGTCCTTGTGCCCGTCGCGATCGACACCCAGTGCCAGATAGACGGCCTTGTTCCGGACCACGCCTTCGTCCCGGATCTTCACGCGCAACGCGCGTCAAAGATCACGACGGGGTAGACGCAGTCGAGCGGCCGCTGCTTCTTTCAAGGCGGTCCACCTCCTCCATCACTTCGGCGGTCACCGCACTGATCACGCTCGGCGCAGGACCTCGACCTGATAGAGCTGCTCCAAGTGCCTCCTGGATCTCGCGCACCGAGACGCCGCGCGCATAGGCGACAGCACGTTCCGCGTCCGAACTACGGCAGCCGCCGGACGCCGGTCGGCACGAGCTGCGCCGGAACGTGCCCTCGCGGTCGCGCGGGATCTCGAGCGGCGGCGCCCGGACTCGGTCAGCACCGTCTTCGGCGTCGCCCGTTCCGGTGATTCGCCTGCCCCGCCAGCTTCTCCTCCCCGGCGCGTACCCGAGATGCTCAGTCGCGCGCCCGCGAGAATCCGCTCGGCGATCCGCTTCTGCATGAACCGGAAGAGCGCTGACAGGTCCTCCGGCGTCGCCGTCTTCCCGATCAGCGCATCCATCGCCCGGGGGGTCGAACTCAGGGAACTCCTTCCAGTCTGGCCATCTCTCCCCTCTCTCCAGGGTGAGTATGGCCTCACACTAGAAGATCCCGTACAGGCCTCGACCCACGTTGCTCGCGCTTCCGCCGCGCGTCCACATCGCCTTCCGGCACGTCCATCGCCAGGACGTCCACGTCGCCCAGCCAAGGACGTCCACATCGCCTTCCAGCACGTCCACGTCGCCTTGGGGACGTCCACATCGCCTTCCCGGACGTCCACGTCGCCTTCCCCGGACATCCACGTCGCCTTCCGGACGTCCACGTCGCCTTCCGGACGTCCACGTCGCCTTCCCGGACGTCCACGTCGCCTTCCCGGACGTCCACGTCGCCCCTGGACGTCCACATCGCCTTCCAGCCCGTCATCGCCTTCCGGCCCGTCCACATCGCCTTCCGGCCCGTCCACATCGCGTTGCAGCAGTTCCACATCGCCTTCCACGATGTCCACGTCGTCTTCATCGACGTCCATTCGATCTTCAGAGATTCCATCGGATCTTCCACGGGATCGGCGACTTCGAGCAGGTCAGCCGCCCGGATCCCCCACGCTCGTTCGCCGTCGGCCCCTCACCCTCCTCGTACGGCTCCATGTGCACCACCACCCCCGTCGTCCCGGGCAGCTCGGCCTTGGCTTCGCCTTCACATGCCCGCCGATCGCGTGCGCCCGGTCCAGCGTCACCGCGCCGTCCGCCTGCACATGGATCTCGATGTAGTACCGCGGCCCCGTCTTCCGCACCACCGTCTTCTCGATCGCCGCCACGCCCGGCACCGTCGCCGCGATCCACCGCGCCTCCTGCACCACCGCGTCGCCGGGATGACGGTCCATCAACTCCCCACCGCCGGCCGCAACATCTTCACGCCGTTGTACGCGATCACCCCGCTCGCCAGCGGCGCCATGATCGTCCGCCGGTTCCACCCCGGCCCGCCGATCAGTACCGTCGCGATCCCCACCTGGGCCGCCGCCGGCTCCGGATCAGGCATCAGGCTAGTGGCAGCCCGCCACGGCACACGCACGCTCAGCACGCTCAGCACACTCAGCACGCTCAGCACGCTCAGCACGCTCGGCACGCTCGGCACTCGCGGCACGCTCGGCACACTCGGCACTCTCGGCACGATCGGCACGCTCGGCACGCTCGGCCCAACGTCCGCAGTCGCGGGATTGAACGCGCCTGAACCGCAGGGCCGAGACGGACGCTATCTTATGGGAAGACCAACTGCCCACCACGTGCGACACATATCTGCAGGTGAGTATTGCCGGGCGGGTTTGCGAATCCGTGGCTCGAACCCCGGCGATGGTGCGTCGAGGAGTGCTCAGTGCCCCCAGCCACGTACGCCACCGGAACCAGCCGCACGTGCGGACGACTCGTCAGGTCGGCACGGTCTCCACGCTGCCTCACGCACCACAGGCCGTACAGGGGGCACCCGGAGTCTGCGGGCGGGGATAGGAGGATACCTCCACGACTGATTCGTACCTCCACTATCTCACCGACCGCGGCTTCCCGTGAGGCTTCATCGAGCTACAACCGGACATCTCGAGACACCAACGTAGCTCGGAACCGGCCGCACGTCGGCGCTCGGACGTCGGCAGCCCGACAACGAGGCACATAGCAGTGTGACAATAATCAGGCGACGGAGCATACTAGACTCCTCTGGCGATGCAGCGGGCTTCAACTTTGCGGGTGCACACACCTCCCTCTCCCGACCGCTGCACCGACATCCCGCAGGCGACAGTGCGGGAATGGGGCGCCTGAGCATTCCCGGTCCGGTAGCCCACGATGGGGTCACCGGGGTTCATCCGGTAGCATCGATTCCGTCAACGAGGACAGGTTCGCTCCAAGTTCTACGCGGACCACCGTGCGACAGTCCTTCTTGAAGAGGAACAGCAGATCCCAAGCAGGATCCGCGGCTGCGCAACCGCTGCGCGTCAGGTCAAACGAGGGCGGCGCGCGTGGCGAAGCAACGTCCACGCAGTCGGGCCTTGGACGCGAGCGAGCGCTCGCTCAAGGTCCTTCGCGCGACCCCCATGCGTCCGAGCGAAGGAGATGACGGCGCGCGGCCCGGCCGGAGAGTGCCGCGAGCCACCGAAGAAAGTCGTCGACATGCGACTGCTGCCCGCCAGATCGCCGACTGAGTACCGCAAGCACCACGTCCAAGTCGGTATGGGGATGGCCACTGACAGCGTCGAGGCGGGGTACGGATCTGCAGACGATCGCCCGGTAGCGGGAATCCCGAGGCCGGCTGCCGCATCGGCGTGGCTGCTCGCGCATATTCACAGCGCCCGTCACGGCCGCGGAACTCTCCGCATCGTATCGGCTACCGACGCGCGGCTGATGGAAGATAGCTCCCCCGAGGAGCGCGGCCGCTTCCTGCAGATTGCTTAGCAGTCGGTCGTTCATATAGAGTACGCGCTCGCCATCGGCGGCACGCTTTGAATAGCGTGCGTGAAACCTCCGCAGTGCGCCAGATTTGTTGCCAACATCGCGGCAAAGAGTCGCGCTTTGGCAACTTGGAGAACGGACGCCGCCATCATCGGCACTCTGCGTCGCAGTACCATGATTACTCGGATTCAACCGGAATGCGCCGAAGCCTCTGCAACGAATCCAGCGCGCTCAGGTGCGACTGACAGAGCGCGCAGTCGGCGAGTGACGCGAAGGTCAGGGCACCGGAGACTCACGCGTGGGTGAGAAGTCCCCTTTCATCGGCACACACCACCGACTTTAGGTCAGGACGCATCCCTACTTGCACTCCGTGTTCTTGCGTGAGAGAAAGGCACACCCTTCTCGCTGTGCCCGATCGACGCAAGCATTCAGCGTCACCGAGAGCATACGAGAACCCACTCTCCACCCATGCAGTGAGAGCGTG
Proteins encoded in this window:
- a CDS encoding RHS repeat-associated core domain-containing protein codes for the protein MWLAPDSRQSPPAANKWLGSLVTDGKDATGTLYRRNRYYDPVSGRFTQEDPIGLAGGLNLYGYAGGDPVNFSDPLGLCPGIPNTNQLDPTDCPPGYFTVLFTAAGGAGGGLAGAISAGVACSPSGPAALVCAVGGAAGGAKAGAAAGAILGSGLDAGLAFAKMLDRLGGGELDVPGNPFTGANAQGDAFKHLAKYHGVSETQASDRLHKIKEAAGLGS
- a CDS encoding transposase is translated as MRVKIRDEGVVRNKAVYLALGVDRDGHKDARPLDRANRGG
- a CDS encoding transposase → MLTLERGERWPDWKEFPEFDPPGDGCADREDGDAGGPVSALPVHAEADRRADSRGRATEHLGYAPGRRSWRGRRITGTGDAEDGADRVRAPPLEIPRDREGTFRRSSCRPASGGCRSSDAERAVAYARGVSVREIQEALGAALSGRGPAPSVISAVTAEVMEEVDRLERSSGRSTASTPS